GGCCGCCGCACGGCCAGCATGGTTCCTGACGCCAGGCCAGTCATCAGCTGTGCCGACGACATCAAGAACCTGGTTGGCGCGGAGATGGCCGCGCTTGATCAGGAGCAGCTTAGAGTCTTCTTGCTTAACAATAAGCACCAGGTTATTGGCGTGGACACCGTCTACCAGGGCACGGTCAACTCAGCCTCGATAAGGGTCTCCGAGATTCTCAGGCCAGCCATCCGGCGGAACTGTCCGGCCATACTCGTTGTGCACAACCATCCCTCTGGCGATCCAACACCTAGCCCAGAGGATATACTGGTGACGCGGCGCCTGAACCAGAGCGCCGAGATCATGGATATCGACCTGCTCGATCACATAGTAGTCGGTCATCCGGATGTTGTAAGCATGAAGTCCAGGCACTTGGGATTATGAGCAAGGAGAGAGGTGAACATGAGCGAGCGACAACTAGGAGACGTCGGCACCGAGAGGCAATGGGAGGACGACCACGTGATGACCTGGGACCTCGTGCTCGAGCCTGGTCAGTCCAGCGACTGGCACCAGCACTCCAGGCCATACGTATTCATCGTTACCCGACCTGGCAGGCTCTTGGCCGAATACGACGATGGGTCATCGGCAGAACGCGATTACGCCCTCGGCGAAATCGTACAGGGTCAGTGCGGTTCGATCCACAGGGTTACCAACGTCGGGGACGCACTCTACAGCAATTCGATCATTGAGATAAAGTAGGACTGCAAGGGGAATAGACAGGAGGAGACCACTATGCCTAGGGGAGACGCAC
This window of the Dehalococcoidia bacterium genome carries:
- the radC gene encoding DNA repair protein RadC, which encodes MSEQGTPRYTPTIHDMPVGEKPRERLRDNGPGSLSNGELIAILLRDGTRGENVLALSSRILAELDGLQGLSRTNLEEICQFHGIGPAKASQVIAAIELGRRTASMVPDARPVISCADDIKNLVGAEMAALDQEQLRVFLLNNKHQVIGVDTVYQGTVNSASIRVSEILRPAIRRNCPAILVVHNHPSGDPTPSPEDILVTRRLNQSAEIMDIDLLDHIVVGHPDVVSMKSRHLGL